From the Selenomonas timonae genome, one window contains:
- a CDS encoding beta-class carbonic anhydrase yields the protein MSNVNEILAANEDYAAEFGDKGALSHDPARRFAIVTCMDCRLDPAKFAGLLEGDAHVIRNAGGRVTADVIRSLLISYEMLGTNEWFIIQHTHCGMQGFTNEEARARFAADAAKQGIDAVEAHYIDFMPISGTIEENLVRDVSHLRHHPLVPAAITIHGYVYDVHTGRLIVSEEAERIGAGK from the coding sequence ATGTCGAATGTGAACGAGATTCTGGCGGCGAACGAGGACTATGCTGCCGAGTTTGGGGATAAAGGCGCGCTGTCGCACGATCCGGCGCGGCGCTTTGCCATTGTCACCTGCATGGACTGTCGCCTCGACCCCGCAAAGTTCGCTGGGCTCCTCGAGGGGGATGCGCACGTCATCCGCAACGCGGGCGGGCGCGTCACGGCGGATGTGATCCGCTCGCTTCTCATCTCCTATGAGATGCTGGGGACAAATGAGTGGTTCATCATCCAGCACACGCACTGCGGCATGCAGGGCTTCACGAACGAGGAGGCACGGGCACGCTTTGCGGCGGATGCGGCGAAGCAGGGAATCGACGCCGTCGAGGCGCATTACATCGACTTCATGCCGATCAGCGGGACGATCGAGGAGAATCTCGTGCGCGATGTCAGCCACCTGCGCCATCATCCGCTCGTCCCCGCCGCGATCACGATTCACGGCTACGTCTATGACGTACACACGGGGCGCCTGATCGTCTCCGAGGAAGCGGAACGGATT
- the rpmB gene encoding 50S ribosomal protein L28, producing MASVCEVCGKGPMSGNNVSHSHVKTKRKWKPNIQRVRALVKGEVKHVNVCTRCLRSGNVERAV from the coding sequence ATGGCAAGTGTATGCGAGGTCTGCGGCAAGGGGCCGATGAGCGGCAACAATGTGAGCCACTCCCATGTGAAGACGAAACGCAAGTGGAAGCCGAATATTCAGCGTGTCCGCGCCCTTGTGAAGGGTGAGGTCAAACACGTCAATGTGTGCACGCGCTGCCTGCGTTCCGGCAACGTCGAGCGTGCCGTGTAA
- the codY gene encoding GTP-sensing pleiotropic transcriptional regulator CodY: protein MISLLGKTRQINRLLQRSESVEYDGISRVLSNVLEANVYITDEGGKICGYALFDDDDDLMVNKAIEMGQFPRKYVDWLNRLEETHANIRVDADGASYEKEMAELFREQNIVITPIYGPRRRLGTLVVASGKKEFGDPDLLLSEYGATVVGMEMLRDAAQRNEVEARQREAVRIAVETLSYSERKAAHAILQELASQGKFEGRLIASRIADEAKITRSVIVNALRKFESAGVIESKSLGMKGTFVRVTNSYLMEKLPELEEYASDVQWANLGSGVSL from the coding sequence ATGATTTCATTGCTGGGAAAAACACGGCAAATCAATCGTCTGCTTCAGCGTTCGGAAAGCGTTGAGTATGACGGGATCTCGCGCGTGTTGAGCAATGTCCTTGAGGCGAACGTCTACATCACGGACGAGGGCGGCAAAATTTGCGGATATGCGCTCTTTGACGATGATGACGACCTCATGGTGAACAAAGCGATCGAAATGGGACAGTTCCCGAGAAAGTATGTCGACTGGCTCAATCGCTTGGAGGAGACGCACGCGAACATCCGGGTGGATGCGGACGGGGCGTCCTATGAAAAAGAGATGGCGGAGCTCTTCCGCGAGCAGAACATTGTCATCACACCGATCTACGGCCCACGGCGCAGACTGGGGACTCTCGTTGTGGCAAGCGGCAAGAAAGAGTTCGGGGATCCTGACCTCCTGCTTTCGGAGTACGGCGCAACCGTAGTCGGTATGGAGATGCTGCGCGATGCGGCGCAGCGCAATGAGGTCGAGGCGCGTCAGCGCGAGGCGGTACGCATTGCAGTGGAGACACTCTCGTACTCCGAGCGCAAGGCGGCGCATGCGATCCTGCAGGAGCTTGCGAGCCAAGGGAAGTTCGAGGGCAGACTCATCGCGTCGCGCATTGCGGACGAGGCGAAGATCACGCGCTCGGTCATCGTCAACGCGCTCCGCAAATTCGAGTCCGCAGGTGTCATCGAGTCGAAGTCGCTCGGCATGAAGGGGACGTTCGTGCGCGTCACGAACTCCTACCTCATGGAGAAGCTGCCCGAACTCGAGGAGTATGCCTCGGATGTCCAGTGGGCAAATCTCGGCAGCGGTGTCAGCCTCTGA